Proteins encoded together in one Halalkaliarchaeum sp. AArc-CO window:
- the trpA gene encoding tryptophan synthase subunit alpha produces the protein MSRADGSGAIGTVANDAALAAAFGGEPAFVPYLAVGDPDYESSLAYVEALARGGADVIELGLPFSEPIAEGPTIQGAIVRALEGGMTPERFFAFVEELDVDVPLVCMTYYNLIYQFGRHPASEREDGGGPRAFVERAAEAGLSGFVVPDLPAEEAGPLREACDEFGLDLIFIVAPTTRGERLDRMRELVSGYVYVQARLGTTGARADVSDQTEESLARVADWEVPKAVGFGIADGEQAERIVAAGADGIIVGSALVDIVAEGVENGDAADDVADRIEAKARELKAGATRGQK, from the coding sequence ATGAGTCGAGCGGATGGATCCGGGGCTATCGGGACGGTCGCCAACGACGCGGCGCTCGCGGCTGCCTTCGGGGGCGAACCGGCGTTCGTGCCGTACCTTGCGGTCGGTGATCCGGACTACGAGTCGTCGCTCGCGTACGTCGAGGCGCTGGCGCGCGGCGGTGCCGACGTGATCGAGCTCGGACTGCCCTTTTCGGAACCGATCGCCGAGGGACCGACGATCCAGGGGGCGATCGTCCGGGCACTCGAGGGGGGGATGACCCCCGAGCGCTTCTTCGCGTTCGTCGAGGAGCTCGACGTCGACGTCCCGCTGGTCTGTATGACCTACTACAACCTGATCTACCAGTTCGGCCGCCACCCGGCGTCGGAGCGCGAGGACGGGGGCGGTCCGAGGGCGTTCGTCGAGCGCGCCGCCGAGGCCGGGCTCTCGGGGTTCGTCGTCCCGGATCTCCCCGCCGAGGAGGCCGGCCCGTTGCGGGAGGCGTGCGACGAGTTCGGGCTGGACCTGATCTTCATCGTGGCCCCCACGACCCGGGGGGAGCGACTCGACCGGATGCGCGAGCTCGTGTCAGGCTACGTCTACGTCCAGGCCAGGCTGGGAACCACTGGCGCCCGGGCTGACGTCTCCGACCAGACCGAAGAAAGCCTCGCGCGGGTCGCCGACTGGGAGGTGCCCAAGGCGGTCGGCTTCGGGATCGCCGACGGCGAGCAGGCCGAACGGATCGTCGCAGCCGGCGCCGACGGGATCATCGTCGGCTCCGCGCTGGTGGACATCGTCGCCGAAGGGGTCGAGAACGGTGACGCCGCCGACGACGTCGCCGATCGCATCGAAGCGAAGGCCCGCGAACTGAAGGCCGGTGCAACGCGGGGGCAAAAATGA
- a CDS encoding 2-amino-3,7-dideoxy-D-threo-hept-6-ulosonate synthase, giving the protein MNPGIDARLTRISTDGRYLIVPMDHGITMGAVKGLKDIESTIDAVTAGGADAVLTQKGIAPRVHPNKNDAGYVVHVNASTTIGPDENDKRMTGTVRDAVRAGADAVSMHLNVGSTYEPKQIEDLAELTTEAADLGIPVLAMAYARGPGVDESDPEALGHAVRLAEELGADVVKTGYSGDGGSFIHVTESTRLPVVIAGGSKGTDRETVEMVRGAMDGGAAGVSMGRSIFQHDDPGAIARAVSAVVHDDVGVEEALRQGGFAGGE; this is encoded by the coding sequence ATGAACCCGGGAATCGACGCGCGGCTCACACGGATTTCGACGGACGGACGGTACCTGATCGTCCCGATGGACCACGGCATCACCATGGGGGCGGTAAAAGGGCTGAAAGACATCGAATCGACGATCGACGCGGTGACGGCGGGTGGCGCAGACGCCGTGCTCACCCAGAAGGGGATCGCCCCTCGCGTCCATCCGAACAAAAACGACGCGGGCTACGTCGTCCACGTGAACGCCTCGACGACGATCGGCCCCGACGAAAACGACAAGCGAATGACCGGCACGGTCAGGGACGCCGTCCGTGCGGGAGCCGACGCGGTGTCGATGCATCTCAACGTCGGCTCGACGTACGAGCCGAAACAGATCGAGGATCTCGCGGAACTCACGACGGAGGCGGCAGACCTGGGGATTCCGGTGCTCGCCATGGCGTACGCCAGGGGTCCCGGCGTCGACGAGTCGGATCCCGAGGCGCTGGGACACGCGGTGCGGCTGGCGGAGGAATTGGGGGCCGACGTCGTGAAGACGGGCTACTCCGGCGACGGCGGCTCGTTTATCCACGTCACGGAGTCGACTCGACTGCCGGTCGTGATCGCCGGCGGCTCGAAGGGGACCGATCGGGAGACCGTCGAGATGGTGCGGGGAGCGATGGACGGCGGCGCCGCTGGCGTCTCGATGGGACGGTCGATCTTCCAGCACGACGACCCGGGGGCGATCGCACGGGCGGTCTCCGCGGTCGTCCACGACGACGTCGGGGTCGAGGAGGCCCTGCGGCAGGGTGGCTTCGCTGGCGGCGAGTGA
- the ppsA gene encoding phosphoenolpyruvate synthase, whose translation MAVIWLDDVRADDVETVGGKAASLGELTDAGLPVPPGFVVTAGTYRRFIEGAGIEEELFSAVDVDPEDSAALREAAETAEELITGTEIPEDVATEILEAYRSFGGEEEEAFVAVRSSATAEDMPDASFAGQQETFLNVREDALLERIRDCWASLFTQRAIYYRNRQGYDNESVDIAVVVQRMVDAEKSGVMFTSHPSTGEPEAVIESAWGLGEAVVSGSVSPDNYVYDRRTDEILDVTVADKKTKMCKDPDTGETVEVEVEEDRRTERVLSDAEIERLVEIGERVESHYGGPQDVEWAIVGDDVFMLQSRPVTTIAESEGGSRADSHRDVEDRDQGSLDPIEGRSNGGNGRHDEGNEGPNGDGDVLLSGLGSSPGIVSGTVRIVTKLDHLDSVAEGDIIVTEMTMPDMVPAMKRAAGIVTDEGGMTSHAAIVSRELGVPAVVGTGSATRTLSNGQQVTIDGDKGTVREGTDEEAQLAAEFEPTEEVRPQTPVKPMTATEVKVNVSIPEAAERAAATGADGVGLLRIEHMVLSLGQTPERYIQRNGRRAYVDEIVDGIREVAEEFYPRPVRARTLDAPTDEFKELEGGEDEPNEHNPMLGWRGIRRSLDKPDVFRAELAAFRRLYDMGYDNVELMLPLVNDAADVERAKQLMREEGIDPNAHTWGVMIETPASALRIEELVETGIDFASFGTNDLTQYTLAVDRNNEKVADRFDELHPAVLDLIGSTIRTCREHDVATSICGQAGSKPEMVRFLVEEGVSSISANIDAVRDVQHEAKRVEQQLLLDSVR comes from the coding sequence ATGGCAGTAATTTGGCTGGACGACGTTCGAGCCGACGACGTGGAAACCGTTGGCGGCAAGGCCGCTTCGCTCGGCGAACTCACCGACGCGGGGCTGCCCGTGCCGCCGGGCTTCGTCGTCACCGCCGGAACGTATCGGCGCTTCATCGAGGGGGCCGGCATCGAGGAAGAACTGTTCTCCGCCGTGGATGTCGACCCCGAGGACTCCGCCGCGCTCAGAGAGGCCGCCGAGACCGCCGAGGAGCTGATCACGGGGACGGAGATCCCCGAAGACGTCGCTACGGAGATCCTCGAGGCGTACCGGAGCTTCGGCGGCGAGGAGGAGGAGGCGTTCGTCGCAGTCCGGTCGTCGGCAACGGCAGAAGACATGCCGGACGCCTCGTTTGCCGGCCAGCAGGAGACGTTTCTCAACGTCCGCGAGGACGCCCTCCTCGAACGGATCAGGGACTGCTGGGCGTCGCTTTTCACCCAGCGGGCGATCTACTACCGCAACCGCCAGGGGTACGACAACGAGTCAGTCGACATCGCGGTCGTCGTTCAGCGGATGGTCGACGCCGAGAAGTCCGGCGTCATGTTCACGAGTCACCCCTCCACCGGCGAGCCGGAGGCGGTCATCGAGTCCGCCTGGGGGCTCGGTGAGGCGGTCGTCTCGGGGTCGGTGTCGCCGGACAACTACGTGTACGACCGTCGGACAGACGAGATCCTTGATGTAACCGTCGCCGACAAGAAGACGAAGATGTGCAAGGATCCTGACACCGGGGAGACGGTCGAAGTCGAAGTCGAGGAGGACCGCCGGACCGAGCGCGTCCTCTCGGACGCGGAGATCGAACGGCTCGTCGAGATCGGAGAGCGGGTAGAATCTCACTACGGTGGACCCCAGGACGTCGAATGGGCGATCGTCGGCGACGATGTGTTCATGCTGCAGTCCCGACCGGTCACGACGATCGCGGAGTCGGAAGGCGGTTCACGAGCCGATTCACACCGCGACGTGGAGGATCGGGATCAGGGATCGCTCGATCCGATCGAGGGGAGGTCGAACGGTGGAAACGGGAGACACGACGAGGGCAACGAGGGCCCGAACGGCGACGGCGACGTCCTGTTGAGCGGTCTCGGTTCCTCGCCGGGGATCGTCAGCGGGACCGTCCGGATCGTCACGAAGCTCGATCATCTCGATTCCGTGGCGGAAGGTGACATCATCGTCACCGAAATGACAATGCCGGACATGGTGCCGGCGATGAAACGCGCCGCCGGGATCGTCACCGACGAGGGCGGCATGACCAGCCACGCCGCGATCGTCTCCCGCGAGCTCGGTGTCCCGGCGGTCGTGGGCACCGGCTCGGCCACCCGGACGCTCTCGAACGGCCAGCAGGTCACCATCGACGGCGACAAGGGGACTGTCCGGGAGGGTACAGACGAGGAGGCCCAGCTAGCAGCGGAGTTCGAGCCCACCGAGGAGGTCCGGCCACAGACCCCTGTCAAACCGATGACCGCCACCGAGGTGAAGGTGAACGTCTCGATCCCCGAGGCGGCCGAGCGCGCGGCAGCCACCGGGGCGGACGGCGTCGGACTCCTCAGGATCGAGCACATGGTGCTGTCGCTGGGGCAGACGCCCGAACGTTACATCCAGCGAAACGGACGACGCGCGTACGTCGACGAGATCGTCGACGGCATTCGCGAGGTCGCCGAGGAGTTCTATCCCCGGCCAGTTCGCGCGCGGACGCTCGATGCACCCACCGACGAGTTCAAGGAACTCGAGGGGGGCGAGGACGAGCCCAACGAGCACAACCCGATGCTCGGCTGGCGGGGGATCCGCCGGAGTCTGGACAAACCGGACGTGTTCCGGGCGGAGCTGGCGGCGTTCCGGCGCCTTTACGACATGGGCTATGACAACGTCGAGCTGATGTTGCCGCTCGTGAACGACGCCGCCGACGTCGAACGCGCGAAGCAACTCATGCGCGAAGAGGGGATCGACCCGAACGCACACACCTGGGGCGTGATGATCGAGACGCCCGCCAGCGCGCTCCGGATCGAGGAGCTGGTCGAGACTGGCATCGACTTTGCCTCCTTCGGGACGAACGACCTCACCCAGTATACGCTCGCAGTCGACCGCAACAACGAGAAGGTCGCCGACCGGTTCGACGAGCTCCACCCTGCAGTGCTGGATCTCATCGGATCCACCATCCGAACGTGTCGGGAACACGACGTCGCGACGAGCATCTGTGGACAGGCCGGCTCGAAACCGGAGATGGTTCGGTTCCTCGTCGAGGAAGGGGTCTCTTCGATCTCGGCGAACATCGACGCCGTGCGTGACGTTCAGCACGAGGCAAAGCGGGTCGAACAGCAGTTGCTCCTGGATTCGGTGCGGTAG
- the trpB gene encoding tryptophan synthase subunit beta, producing MTDATHSDDENAADDGSFGRYGGQYVPEALMPALEELEDAYRRYVLENEDDFLEEFHRRLDDFGGRPTPLQRADRLSGRYDTEVYLKREDLLHGGAHKLNNALGQVLLAKYMGKDRIIAETGAGQHGTATAMAAAHLDMPCTIYMGETDINRQRPNVFRMKINGAEVQPVTTGRGTLKEAISETMRDWAATVEDTHYVIGSVVGPHPFPSMVREFQAVISREARSQVQEKTGRLPDAVLACAGGGSNTMGSFEAFLGDEDVDLYAVEAGGSSLSVDEEAGVAPNSATLSTGGEGVLHGARTKLLQDRHGQIMESHSVSAGLDYAGVGPELAALADEGRVTATNVDDDAALEAFHRLSTDEGIIPALETAHAFGYLEQQRDDLGDLVVVTVSGRGDKDLETVIEETEKRDIGNAPDMSLFSGGLR from the coding sequence ATGACCGACGCAACCCACAGCGACGACGAGAACGCAGCGGACGACGGCAGTTTCGGCCGGTACGGCGGCCAGTACGTTCCCGAGGCGCTGATGCCGGCGCTCGAGGAGCTCGAGGACGCCTACCGCCGGTACGTGCTCGAAAACGAGGACGACTTTCTGGAGGAGTTCCACCGCCGGCTCGACGACTTCGGCGGCCGGCCGACGCCGCTCCAGCGTGCGGACCGCCTCTCCGGGCGGTACGACACCGAGGTGTATCTCAAGCGCGAGGACCTGCTCCACGGCGGGGCACACAAGTTGAACAACGCCCTCGGACAGGTGCTTCTGGCGAAGTACATGGGTAAAGACCGGATCATCGCCGAAACCGGCGCCGGCCAGCACGGCACCGCGACCGCGATGGCTGCGGCGCATCTGGACATGCCCTGTACGATCTACATGGGCGAGACTGACATCAACCGCCAGCGCCCGAACGTCTTCCGGATGAAGATAAACGGGGCCGAGGTACAGCCCGTGACCACCGGCCGCGGGACACTCAAGGAGGCGATCTCCGAGACCATGCGCGACTGGGCGGCGACCGTCGAGGACACCCACTACGTGATCGGTTCCGTGGTGGGTCCCCACCCGTTCCCGTCGATGGTCCGGGAGTTCCAGGCGGTCATCAGCCGGGAGGCACGGTCGCAGGTACAGGAGAAAACGGGACGGCTCCCCGACGCCGTGCTCGCGTGTGCCGGCGGCGGGTCGAACACCATGGGCTCCTTCGAGGCGTTTCTCGGCGACGAGGACGTGGATCTGTACGCAGTCGAGGCGGGCGGCTCCTCGCTGTCAGTCGACGAGGAGGCGGGCGTCGCGCCCAACTCGGCGACGCTGTCGACCGGTGGAGAGGGTGTGCTTCACGGCGCGCGGACGAAACTCCTCCAGGATCGTCACGGTCAGATCATGGAGTCTCACTCCGTGTCGGCGGGACTCGATTACGCCGGCGTCGGCCCCGAACTGGCAGCGCTCGCAGACGAGGGGCGGGTGACCGCCACGAACGTCGACGACGACGCCGCCCTCGAGGCGTTTCACCGACTCTCGACCGACGAGGGGATCATCCCGGCGCTGGAGACTGCCCACGCGTTCGGTTACCTCGAACAACAGCGGGACGACCTCGGCGACCTCGTCGTCGTCACCGTCTCGGGGCGGGGTGACAAGGACCTCGAGACGGTGATCGAGGAAACCGAGAAACGCGACATCGGGAACGCCCCGGACATGTCGCTGTTCTCGGGAGGACTGCGATGA
- a CDS encoding uracil-DNA glycosylase family protein, giving the protein MTVKGCDSFAVCQFSAPLVPAVCNALEEQVDPQRFGRPVELEAVDARQDTPSNPFGMDETCENCRRCETRSNVVHGYGDVAADFLFVAEAPSPEADEAGDPILEGTDLGRILEAVGLVDEDPDIAADEGSDGIGELPLDNAYVTHLTRCHGPENPSDDEIGACDPFLTAEIRMINPHVIVPVGGRTLAALAVEYTTSPPEAFDIEAAHATTIRGRGFELVPMLAPERATDEQQEAWVKQFIEGVLGRDYRQTKGRQER; this is encoded by the coding sequence ATGACGGTTAAGGGTTGTGATTCGTTCGCCGTATGCCAGTTCTCCGCACCGCTCGTTCCGGCTGTCTGTAACGCTCTCGAGGAGCAGGTCGACCCACAGCGTTTTGGCCGTCCGGTCGAACTGGAGGCCGTGGACGCCAGACAGGACACGCCCTCGAACCCGTTCGGCATGGACGAGACCTGCGAGAACTGCCGTCGCTGTGAGACGCGATCGAACGTGGTTCACGGCTACGGCGACGTCGCGGCCGACTTCCTGTTCGTCGCCGAAGCACCGTCACCGGAAGCCGACGAAGCCGGAGATCCGATCCTCGAGGGCACCGACCTCGGTCGGATCCTGGAGGCGGTCGGGTTGGTCGACGAGGACCCCGACATCGCCGCCGATGAAGGCTCCGACGGAATTGGGGAACTGCCTCTCGACAACGCGTATGTGACCCATCTCACTCGGTGTCACGGTCCCGAGAACCCATCCGACGACGAGATCGGCGCCTGCGACCCGTTTTTGACCGCCGAAATCCGGATGATCAACCCACACGTCATCGTCCCGGTCGGCGGCCGGACCCTGGCGGCACTCGCCGTCGAGTACACCACCAGCCCGCCGGAGGCGTTCGACATCGAGGCGGCGCACGCGACGACGATCCGGGGCCGGGGGTTCGAACTGGTGCCGATGCTCGCGCCCGAACGCGCGACCGACGAGCAACAGGAGGCGTGGGTGAAACAGTTCATCGAGGGAGTGCTCGGCCGGGATTACCGGCAGACGAAGGGCCGCCAGGAACGGTGA
- the tsaA gene encoding tRNA (N6-threonylcarbamoyladenosine(37)-N6)-methyltransferase TrmO, translated as MEPVTYEPIGVVESTFSKPEEVPRPSEEFVDASGTVHIEPQYEPGLKGLEEFSHVVLVSHLHRVEETRLRVTPIASRGEVGIFATSGPVRPNPIGTSIVELGGISGTELSVSNLDLVDGTPILDIKPYAPKMTDLDELEIGWMG; from the coding sequence ATGGAACCGGTCACGTACGAGCCGATCGGCGTCGTCGAATCGACGTTTTCGAAGCCGGAGGAGGTCCCGCGTCCGTCCGAGGAGTTCGTCGACGCCTCCGGAACGGTCCACATCGAGCCCCAGTACGAGCCCGGGCTGAAGGGGCTCGAAGAGTTTTCACACGTTGTGCTCGTCTCGCATTTGCACCGGGTCGAGGAGACGCGACTCCGGGTCACCCCGATCGCTTCACGCGGGGAGGTGGGGATCTTCGCCACCTCGGGTCCCGTCCGACCGAACCCGATCGGCACGTCGATCGTGGAACTGGGGGGAATCTCCGGGACGGAGCTTTCGGTTTCGAACCTCGATCTCGTCGACGGGACGCCGATCCTCGACATCAAGCCGTACGCCCCGAAGATGACGGATCTGGACGAACTGGAGATCGGGTGGATGGGTTAG
- a CDS encoding aldehyde dehydrogenase family protein: protein MSDPYTHYIDGEWTDGAGEETFESVNPATGETLGEFRRGTPADVDQASRAAGEAFEEWREMSHIDRAEYLWDIYHELRERTDELGEILTKENGKEISEGRADVVEAAHMVEWAAGDARHPKGDVVPSEIPEKDAYMRRKPRGVVGCITPWNFPVAIPFWHMAVALVEGNTVVWKPAEQTPWCGQVIAEMFEDSGIPEGVFNMVQGFGDAGAAIVDHDAVDTVLFTGSAEVGHEVAQKVAADPQKQAACEMGGKNGIVITENADLDVAVHSAVMSSFKTTGQRCVSSERLIVHTDVYDEFKERFVDVAEDVAVGDPLDEDTFMGPLIEEAHVEKVTKYNELARNEGVNVLVDRTELEPEEIPEGHEAGHWVGPFVYEADPDENLRCTHEEVFGPHVALLEYEGDIERAMEIHNDTDYGLAGAVISEDYRQINHYRDHAEVGLAYGNLPCIGAEVQLPFGGVKKSGNGYPSAREVIEAVTERTAWTLNNSREIEMAQGLSADIKTREE from the coding sequence ATGTCCGACCCGTACACACATTACATCGACGGCGAGTGGACCGACGGCGCCGGCGAGGAGACGTTCGAAAGCGTAAACCCCGCGACAGGGGAGACGCTCGGGGAGTTCCGGCGCGGAACGCCCGCCGACGTCGACCAAGCCTCGCGGGCCGCCGGGGAGGCGTTCGAGGAGTGGCGAGAGATGTCCCACATCGACCGTGCGGAGTATCTCTGGGACATCTATCACGAACTCCGGGAACGGACCGACGAACTCGGCGAGATCCTCACCAAGGAGAACGGAAAAGAGATCAGCGAAGGGAGAGCCGATGTCGTCGAGGCCGCCCACATGGTCGAGTGGGCCGCCGGGGACGCCCGACACCCGAAAGGCGACGTCGTGCCATCGGAGATCCCCGAAAAGGACGCCTACATGCGGCGCAAGCCGCGGGGCGTGGTCGGCTGCATCACGCCGTGGAACTTCCCGGTGGCGATCCCGTTCTGGCACATGGCCGTCGCGCTGGTCGAGGGCAACACCGTCGTCTGGAAGCCCGCCGAACAGACGCCGTGGTGTGGCCAGGTCATCGCCGAGATGTTCGAGGACAGCGGCATCCCCGAGGGCGTGTTCAACATGGTGCAGGGCTTCGGCGACGCCGGCGCGGCGATCGTCGACCACGACGCCGTCGACACGGTGCTTTTCACCGGCTCGGCGGAGGTCGGCCACGAGGTCGCCCAGAAGGTCGCCGCCGATCCCCAGAAGCAGGCTGCCTGCGAGATGGGCGGGAAAAACGGGATCGTGATCACCGAAAACGCCGATCTCGACGTCGCCGTCCACTCGGCAGTGATGAGCTCGTTCAAGACCACGGGCCAACGCTGTGTCTCCTCCGAGCGCCTGATCGTCCACACCGACGTGTACGACGAGTTCAAAGAGCGGTTCGTCGACGTCGCGGAGGACGTCGCCGTCGGTGATCCGCTGGACGAGGACACGTTCATGGGCCCGCTGATCGAGGAAGCCCACGTCGAGAAGGTGACCAAGTACAACGAACTCGCCAGGAACGAGGGCGTGAACGTGCTCGTCGACCGAACCGAACTGGAGCCCGAGGAGATTCCCGAGGGCCACGAAGCCGGTCACTGGGTCGGGCCGTTCGTCTACGAAGCAGACCCCGACGAGAACCTCCGGTGCACCCACGAGGAGGTATTCGGTCCCCACGTGGCGCTGCTCGAATACGAGGGTGACATCGAGCGCGCGATGGAGATCCACAACGACACCGACTACGGGCTGGCGGGCGCGGTCATCTCCGAGGACTACCGCCAGATCAACCACTACCGCGATCACGCGGAGGTCGGTCTCGCGTACGGCAACCTGCCGTGTATCGGCGCGGAGGTCCAGCTCCCATTCGGCGGGGTGAAGAAGTCTGGGAACGGCTACCCCAGCGCCCGCGAGGTGATCGAAGCCGTCACCGAACGCACCGCCTGGACGCTGAACAACTCCAGGGAAATCGAGATGGCGCAGGGTCTCTCGGCGGACATCAAGACCCGCGAGGAGTAG
- a CDS encoding aldehyde ferredoxin oxidoreductase N-terminal domain-containing protein — translation MTDSRFPDGHVLEVDLTNEELSPYEVPKTRAGQVLGGRELGLRLLQEEQPSECFPFDENSVLVFAVDTSAETNSSDDARHWVGGVSPRTGDPGGSWVEGRFGTSLTRAGYAGIVVRGRADALTTLVVEDGTARLAKTTHLWGAKVDECERVLTADGGVCACVGPAGENFVKIAEIVHDGDCPTEGDGLGAVMGAKRLKAIVVDGGVPVSDNQSGHGTVWSFPEATPETAAEMRRRCRQYGLDAGRVEAAVTVTIDSLEAYDWSDGNTLLELLERIAYMDGIGEVLGDGVESVHRHLGSDTTGSESGAIPSPRTDGGAERRD, via the coding sequence ATGACTGACTCGCGTTTCCCGGACGGACACGTTCTCGAGGTCGACCTCACGAACGAAGAATTGTCGCCGTACGAGGTTCCAAAAACCAGGGCTGGACAGGTTCTGGGTGGGCGGGAGCTCGGGTTGCGTCTTCTGCAGGAGGAACAGCCGTCCGAATGCTTCCCGTTCGACGAGAACAGCGTGTTGGTGTTCGCCGTGGACACGTCTGCCGAAACGAACAGTTCTGACGACGCCCGTCACTGGGTCGGGGGCGTCTCACCCCGGACCGGTGATCCTGGAGGATCGTGGGTCGAGGGACGGTTCGGAACGTCGTTAACGCGAGCCGGTTACGCCGGGATCGTCGTCCGCGGACGGGCAGACGCGTTGACGACGCTCGTCGTCGAGGACGGAACCGCCCGGCTCGCCAAAACGACTCACCTCTGGGGTGCCAAAGTCGACGAATGCGAACGAGTATTGACCGCCGACGGTGGCGTGTGTGCGTGCGTCGGTCCGGCCGGAGAGAACTTCGTGAAGATCGCAGAGATCGTTCACGACGGCGACTGCCCCACGGAAGGGGACGGGCTCGGCGCAGTTATGGGCGCAAAGCGCCTGAAAGCGATCGTCGTCGACGGCGGCGTCCCGGTCAGCGACAACCAGTCCGGCCACGGTACCGTGTGGTCCTTCCCGGAGGCCACCCCCGAAACGGCAGCCGAGATGCGCCGTCGTTGTCGACAGTACGGCCTCGACGCCGGGCGGGTGGAGGCTGCCGTCACCGTCACGATCGACTCCCTCGAGGCATACGACTGGAGCGACGGGAACACACTTCTCGAACTCCTGGAACGGATCGCGTACATGGACGGAATCGGGGAAGTTCTCGGGGACGGAGTCGAGTCGGTTCACCGGCACCTGGGAAGCGACACCACCGGATCGGAAAGCGGCGCCATCCCGTCGCCTCGCACCGACGGCGGTGCCGAACGGCGCGACTAA
- the trpC gene encoding indole-3-glycerol phosphate synthase, translated as MVKTEEGLASEVRSILASARTREPSDSGPSGGDRIAVDARPVADAFAAAAADGRVPIVAEVKPTSPTTEGERTDDPVELARAMVEGGAAAISVLTEPDHFGGSPEALARVREAVDVPVLRKDFLLSPAQLDAVEADLALLIARFLGDDLPEMIEATRDRGFQPLVEVHDTDELEDALEAGAEIVGVNNRDLGRLEVDLGTFERVAPAVPDDVTLIAESGVSTPADVRRMRAAGADALLVGSAIMDGDPAENTRRLAAATEEQT; from the coding sequence ATGGTAAAAACAGAGGAAGGGCTCGCATCCGAAGTCCGGTCGATTCTCGCGTCGGCCCGCACCCGGGAACCGTCCGACTCCGGGCCTTCCGGGGGCGACCGGATCGCGGTCGACGCGCGACCCGTGGCCGACGCGTTCGCCGCGGCAGCGGCCGACGGTCGGGTGCCGATCGTCGCGGAGGTAAAGCCGACGAGTCCGACGACGGAGGGGGAACGAACGGACGACCCCGTTGAACTCGCGCGGGCGATGGTCGAAGGTGGCGCCGCCGCGATCTCGGTGCTCACGGAACCCGACCACTTCGGCGGGAGTCCCGAGGCACTTGCGCGGGTCCGGGAGGCGGTCGACGTGCCGGTGCTCCGGAAGGACTTCCTTTTGTCGCCCGCACAGCTCGACGCCGTCGAGGCCGACCTCGCGCTGTTGATCGCGCGGTTCCTGGGCGATGATCTGCCCGAAATGATCGAGGCGACCCGCGACCGCGGGTTCCAACCGCTCGTGGAGGTCCACGACACAGACGAACTCGAGGACGCGCTCGAGGCGGGCGCGGAGATCGTCGGCGTGAACAACCGAGACCTCGGACGGCTCGAGGTGGACCTGGGGACGTTCGAGCGCGTGGCACCGGCGGTTCCCGACGACGTGACGCTGATCGCCGAATCCGGCGTGTCGACACCCGCGGACGTCAGGCGGATGCGGGCTGCGGGCGCGGACGCACTGTTGGTCGGCTCGGCGATCATGGACGGCGATCCCGCGGAGAACACCCGGCGGCTCGCTGCCGCCACCGAGGAGCAGACATGA
- a CDS encoding DUF5785 family protein, which yields MDWPHDPDGEEGSEGMRKYGHAVIAKKVDEEEDFPLSKEAFLEEYGDDPIRINHERVVALRDIFEHVEQEEFADFVELHRAVGKAMRAGGFWDYEGAEAFVGGDA from the coding sequence ATGGACTGGCCACACGATCCCGACGGTGAGGAGGGTAGCGAAGGAATGCGGAAGTACGGCCACGCAGTGATCGCAAAGAAGGTCGACGAGGAGGAGGATTTTCCCCTCTCCAAGGAGGCGTTCCTCGAGGAGTACGGCGACGACCCGATCCGGATCAACCACGAGCGGGTGGTCGCGTTGCGGGACATCTTCGAACACGTCGAACAGGAGGAGTTTGCGGACTTCGTCGAACTCCACAGGGCAGTCGGGAAGGCGATGCGAGCGGGCGGCTTCTGGGACTACGAGGGCGCCGAAGCGTTCGTCGGCGGGGACGCCTGA